In Promicromonospora sp. Populi, one genomic interval encodes:
- a CDS encoding bifunctional (p)ppGpp synthetase/guanosine-3',5'-bis(diphosphate) 3'-pyrophosphohydrolase → MAENTVSRAPVPEKDPPTPPGGNRMRNRLVRLGVRSMGGGSSAAIEPLLQAIRSNHPKADVSLIERAYVVAEKAHRGQMRKSGDPYITHPVAVSTILAELGFEGTTIAAALLHDTVEDTDYSLDTLRGDFGDDVALLVDGVTKLDKVKYGDAAQAETVRKMVVAMAKDIRVLVIKLADRLHNARTWKYVPSKSAERKARETVEIYAPLAHRLGMNTIKWELEDLSFQTLYPKVYDEIVHLVAERAPAREEYLGVVKGQIESDLRSAKIKATVTGRPKHYYSIYQKMIVRGHDFAEIYDLVGTRVLVDTVRDCYAALGAMHARWNPVPGRFKDYIAMPKFNMYQSLHTTVIGPGGKPVEIQIRTHDMHRRAEYGVAAHWKYKEKTPAGVANGDPKNQDMAWLRQLVDWQRETADPAEFLDSLRFEIGGDEVYVFTPKGMAMALPGGATPVDFAYAVHTEVGHRTMGARVNGRLVPLDSPLENGDVVDILTSKSETAGPSRDWLGFVKSPRARNKIRQWFTKERREEAVETGKDSIAKAMRKQGLPIQRLMSHETLLGVADEMNYQDVTGLYAAVGEGLISANNVVDKLVKALGGADGAEEDMAEAARPGGLTARRVRSGDPGVMLKGADSADVWVKLAKCCTPVPGDDIVGFVTRGQGVSVHRTDCINLDGLRKQPERLVEVEWTQGANTMFLVQIQVEALDRSRLLSDVTRVLSENHVNILSAFVSTSDDRLAVSRFIFEMAEPAHLATVLAAVRKVEGVFDVHRITGTKPVERPQLPV, encoded by the coding sequence ATGGCTGAGAACACGGTGTCACGCGCTCCTGTGCCTGAGAAGGACCCGCCCACCCCGCCCGGGGGCAACCGGATGCGGAACCGGCTGGTGCGTCTTGGCGTGCGCAGCATGGGCGGCGGTTCGTCCGCGGCGATCGAGCCGCTGCTGCAGGCCATCCGCAGCAACCACCCCAAGGCCGACGTCTCGCTGATCGAGCGTGCCTACGTCGTCGCGGAGAAGGCGCACCGCGGGCAGATGCGCAAGAGCGGCGACCCGTACATCACGCACCCCGTCGCCGTCTCCACGATCCTCGCCGAGCTGGGCTTCGAGGGCACGACGATTGCGGCCGCGCTCCTGCACGACACGGTGGAGGACACCGACTACTCGCTGGACACGCTGCGCGGCGACTTCGGCGACGACGTCGCGCTGCTGGTGGACGGCGTCACCAAGCTCGACAAGGTGAAGTACGGCGACGCCGCGCAGGCCGAGACCGTGCGCAAGATGGTCGTCGCGATGGCCAAGGACATCCGCGTGCTGGTGATCAAGCTGGCCGACCGCCTGCACAACGCCCGCACCTGGAAGTACGTGCCGTCCAAGTCTGCGGAGCGCAAGGCGCGCGAGACCGTCGAGATCTACGCACCCCTGGCCCACCGGCTGGGCATGAACACGATCAAGTGGGAGCTGGAGGACCTTTCCTTCCAGACCCTGTACCCCAAGGTGTACGACGAGATCGTGCACCTCGTGGCCGAGCGCGCTCCCGCACGCGAGGAGTACCTCGGTGTGGTGAAGGGCCAGATCGAGTCGGACCTGCGCAGCGCCAAGATCAAGGCGACCGTGACGGGACGGCCGAAGCACTACTACTCGATCTACCAGAAGATGATCGTGCGTGGCCACGACTTCGCGGAGATCTACGACCTCGTCGGCACGCGCGTCCTCGTGGACACCGTGCGCGACTGTTACGCGGCGCTCGGCGCCATGCACGCGCGGTGGAACCCGGTCCCCGGCCGGTTCAAGGACTACATCGCGATGCCGAAGTTCAACATGTACCAGTCGCTCCACACGACGGTGATCGGCCCCGGCGGCAAGCCCGTGGAGATCCAGATCCGCACGCACGACATGCACCGGCGCGCCGAGTACGGCGTCGCGGCGCACTGGAAGTACAAGGAGAAGACGCCGGCCGGCGTCGCCAACGGCGACCCGAAGAACCAGGACATGGCCTGGCTGCGCCAGCTCGTGGACTGGCAGCGCGAGACCGCCGACCCGGCGGAGTTCCTCGACTCGCTGCGGTTCGAGATCGGCGGCGACGAGGTCTACGTCTTCACGCCCAAGGGCATGGCGATGGCCCTGCCGGGCGGCGCGACGCCGGTCGACTTCGCGTACGCCGTGCACACCGAGGTGGGCCACCGCACCATGGGCGCCCGCGTGAACGGCCGCCTGGTGCCGCTGGACTCGCCGCTGGAGAACGGCGACGTCGTCGACATCCTCACCTCGAAGTCGGAGACGGCGGGGCCGAGCCGCGACTGGCTCGGGTTCGTGAAGTCGCCACGGGCGCGGAACAAGATCCGCCAGTGGTTCACCAAGGAGCGCCGCGAGGAGGCCGTCGAGACCGGCAAGGACTCGATCGCCAAGGCGATGCGCAAGCAGGGCCTGCCGATCCAGCGCCTCATGTCGCACGAGACCCTGCTCGGGGTCGCGGACGAGATGAACTACCAGGACGTGACCGGTCTGTACGCCGCCGTCGGCGAGGGGCTGATCTCCGCGAACAACGTGGTGGACAAGCTCGTCAAGGCGCTCGGTGGCGCGGACGGCGCCGAGGAGGACATGGCCGAGGCGGCCCGGCCCGGTGGGCTCACCGCCCGGCGGGTCCGCTCCGGCGACCCGGGCGTCATGCTCAAGGGTGCCGACTCCGCCGACGTGTGGGTCAAGCTCGCCAAGTGCTGCACCCCGGTGCCGGGCGACGACATCGTGGGCTTCGTGACGCGTGGCCAGGGGGTCAGTGTGCACCGCACGGACTGCATCAACCTGGACGGCCTGCGCAAGCAGCCGGAGCGGCTCGTCGAGGTGGAGTGGACGCAGGGCGCGAACACGATGTTCCTGGTCCAGATCCAGGTCGAGGCGCTCGACCGGTCACGCCTCCTGTCGGACGTCACCCGCGTGCTCTCCGAGAACCACGTCAACATCCTCTCGGCGTTCGTCTCGACGTCGGACGACCGGCTGGCCGTCTCGAGGTTCATCTTCGAGATGGCCGAGCCCGCGCACCTCGCGACCGTGCTCGCGGCGGTCCGCAAGGTCGAGGGTGTGTTCGACGTGCACCGCATCACCGGCACCAAGCCGGTGGAGCGGCCGCAGCTCCCGGTCTGA
- a CDS encoding adenine phosphoribosyltransferase, protein MADDLTDVALSGLLPERATRIRDLIANIPDFPSPGVLFKDITPLLADADGLADVVEAFVRLAQADDGDLAGGVDVVAGMEARGFLLGAPVAHALGLGFLPLRKAGKLPPPTQSVSYDLEYGSAAIELRSGTLTPGARVLIIDDVLATGGTAAAAAQLVEQCGGVVAGLAFLLELDALHGRGRLRGHNVDTLLRVGIPSGD, encoded by the coding sequence GTGGCAGACGACCTGACTGACGTCGCCCTCTCCGGCCTGCTGCCGGAGAGGGCGACGCGCATTCGCGACCTGATCGCGAACATCCCGGACTTTCCCTCCCCGGGTGTCCTTTTCAAGGACATCACGCCCCTCCTGGCCGACGCCGATGGGCTTGCCGACGTCGTGGAAGCGTTCGTGCGCCTGGCGCAGGCCGACGACGGCGACCTGGCGGGCGGGGTCGACGTCGTGGCCGGGATGGAGGCCCGCGGCTTCCTCCTCGGCGCGCCGGTCGCCCACGCGCTCGGCCTGGGGTTCCTGCCGCTGCGGAAGGCCGGCAAGCTCCCGCCGCCCACGCAGAGCGTCTCGTACGACCTGGAGTACGGCTCGGCAGCCATCGAGCTGCGCTCGGGAACACTCACCCCGGGTGCGCGTGTTCTCATCATTGACGACGTTCTGGCCACCGGTGGTACCGCGGCGGCCGCCGCGCAGCTCGTGGAGCAGTGCGGGGGAGTGGTCGCCGGGCTCGCTTTTCTGCTCGAGCTCGACGCACTCCACGGCCGCGGCAGGCTACGGGGCCACAACGTCGATACCCTCCTTCGGGTGGGCATCCCGTCCGGTGACTGA
- the secD gene encoding protein translocase subunit SecD, with protein sequence MATDTRRSRPVRTIVLLTILTILLPFGALLAGWQFDGKSDDNLDGASLAPALALDLQGGTQIILEAVTSDGSEVTPEALEEAIGVIRQRVDANGVAEAEIASQGSNQIVVEIPGEVDDETVALISQPAQMKFRPVLTIGSPLPTTPPSASPSASPSASAEAEGGDAAAGALTDEELAEQQAAIDAATDPSDLAQITPSVQAEFDALDCTNPANLEGGGGDNPDLLLVTCDATGQAKYILGPVEVDGTNIASASSGLRTGANGTVTNEWAVRLELNSQGTEEFHETTSRLNTLESPRNQFAITLDGLVISAPSLDPGVVITDGRPEISGSFTQDTAATLANQLNFGSLPLTFEVDGQNQISATLGAEQLQRGLFAGLIGLALVVVYSMFQYRSLGLLTVASLVVAGAMTYVVIALLSWGIGYRLSLPGIAGLIVAIGFTADSFIVYFERIRDELRDGRSLRLAVQRGWIRARRTVLAAKAVNLLSAVILYFMTVGGVRGFAFTLGLTTIIDIMVVFWFTHPVMELLSKVPFFRDGHKASGLSPDRLDLDSSGPRYRGAGRFSGPKSDAVGTVDADTPDRERELVSAQSVKPAPRLAEDGRRMTIAERRAAERKAAAGSDETTQPAAERGEHLMAGSFAHWGNDLYTGRRSYPIVQRKGLWFSIVGLFSVASILVLVFQGLNLGIDFRGGSEFTVSGVANTDEDIALDTVAEVAPGEEPHFSQVGADAVRVQVSQLDNEETDRLGQALADAYEVDVSEVTSSFIGPTWGESVSLRALWGTVAFVVAAAIFMAIYFRAWRMSVAAVVAMIIDVLVSAGVYAVIGWEVTPSTIIGFLTILGFSLYDKMVVFDKVRENTLAVTEQTRSTYAERANLAINQTLVRSINTSVVALLPVAGILFVGGFLLGAGTLLDISLSLFVGIAAGALSSLFLATPLDVVLREREPKIAAHTKKVMDLRAGMVAEGADESVLAAAAAGHAQLVPGHHQGQTAQPRRRR encoded by the coding sequence TTGGCGACTGACACCCGGCGCTCGCGGCCGGTTCGCACGATCGTGCTCCTGACGATCTTGACGATCCTGCTGCCCTTCGGCGCCCTCTTGGCTGGTTGGCAGTTCGACGGAAAGTCGGACGACAATCTGGACGGCGCGAGCCTGGCCCCCGCACTGGCGCTCGACCTGCAGGGCGGCACCCAGATCATCCTGGAGGCCGTCACCTCGGACGGGTCAGAGGTGACCCCCGAGGCGCTGGAAGAGGCAATCGGTGTTATCCGGCAGCGAGTGGACGCCAACGGCGTCGCCGAGGCTGAGATCGCCAGCCAGGGCAGCAACCAGATCGTGGTGGAGATCCCGGGCGAGGTGGACGACGAGACCGTCGCCCTGATCTCCCAGCCCGCGCAGATGAAGTTCCGCCCGGTGCTGACCATCGGCAGCCCTCTCCCGACGACGCCGCCGTCGGCCAGCCCCTCCGCCAGCCCGTCGGCGAGCGCTGAGGCTGAGGGCGGCGACGCTGCCGCCGGTGCGCTCACCGACGAGGAGCTCGCCGAGCAGCAGGCCGCGATCGACGCGGCGACGGACCCCTCGGACCTCGCCCAGATCACGCCGTCGGTCCAGGCCGAGTTCGACGCCCTTGACTGCACCAACCCGGCGAACCTCGAGGGTGGCGGGGGAGACAACCCGGACCTGCTGCTCGTCACCTGTGACGCCACCGGTCAGGCGAAGTACATCCTGGGGCCTGTCGAGGTGGACGGGACCAACATCGCGAGCGCGAGCTCGGGCCTGCGGACGGGTGCGAACGGCACCGTCACCAACGAGTGGGCGGTGCGGCTCGAGCTCAACAGCCAGGGCACCGAAGAGTTCCACGAGACGACGTCGCGCCTGAACACGCTGGAGAGCCCGCGCAACCAGTTCGCGATCACGCTGGACGGACTCGTCATCTCGGCGCCGTCGCTGGACCCCGGGGTTGTCATCACTGACGGCCGGCCGGAGATCTCCGGCTCCTTCACCCAGGACACGGCGGCCACGCTGGCCAACCAGCTCAACTTCGGCTCGCTGCCGCTTACCTTCGAGGTGGACGGCCAGAACCAGATCTCGGCGACGCTCGGCGCGGAGCAGCTGCAGCGCGGTCTGTTCGCCGGCCTCATCGGTCTGGCCCTGGTGGTCGTGTACTCGATGTTCCAGTACCGCTCGCTCGGTCTGCTGACCGTGGCCTCGCTGGTCGTCGCGGGTGCGATGACGTACGTCGTGATCGCGCTGCTGAGCTGGGGCATCGGCTACCGCCTGTCCCTGCCGGGTATCGCGGGTCTGATCGTCGCCATCGGTTTCACGGCGGACTCGTTCATCGTGTACTTCGAACGTATCCGGGACGAGCTACGCGACGGCAGATCGCTGCGGCTGGCGGTCCAGCGCGGCTGGATCCGTGCCCGCCGTACGGTGCTCGCCGCGAAGGCCGTCAACCTGCTCTCGGCAGTGATCCTGTACTTCATGACCGTCGGCGGTGTGCGCGGCTTCGCGTTCACCCTCGGCCTGACCACGATCATCGACATCATGGTGGTCTTCTGGTTCACGCACCCGGTCATGGAGCTCCTCTCGAAGGTTCCGTTCTTCCGCGACGGGCACAAGGCGTCGGGCCTCTCGCCGGATCGCCTCGACCTGGACAGCAGCGGTCCGCGGTACCGGGGTGCCGGCCGGTTCTCCGGTCCGAAGTCGGATGCGGTGGGCACGGTCGACGCCGACACGCCGGACAGGGAGCGTGAGCTGGTCTCGGCCCAGTCGGTGAAACCGGCGCCACGGCTCGCCGAGGACGGCCGAAGGATGACTATCGCGGAGCGGCGTGCCGCCGAGCGCAAGGCTGCCGCCGGGTCCGACGAGACGACCCAGCCGGCTGCAGAACGAGGAGAACATCTGATGGCGGGCAGCTTCGCCCACTGGGGCAACGACCTCTACACCGGGCGCAGGTCCTACCCGATCGTCCAGCGGAAGGGCCTCTGGTTCTCGATCGTCGGCCTCTTCTCGGTCGCCTCGATCCTGGTGCTGGTCTTCCAGGGTCTGAACCTGGGCATCGACTTCCGCGGTGGCTCCGAGTTCACCGTTTCGGGCGTCGCCAACACTGACGAGGACATCGCCCTCGACACCGTCGCCGAAGTGGCTCCGGGCGAGGAGCCGCACTTCAGCCAGGTGGGCGCCGACGCCGTCCGGGTGCAGGTCTCGCAGCTCGACAACGAGGAGACCGACCGGCTGGGCCAGGCCTTGGCGGACGCCTACGAGGTGGACGTCAGCGAGGTCACGTCGAGCTTCATCGGCCCGACCTGGGGCGAGTCGGTGAGCCTGCGGGCCCTGTGGGGCACCGTCGCGTTCGTCGTCGCCGCGGCGATCTTCATGGCCATCTACTTCCGCGCGTGGCGGATGTCGGTGGCGGCCGTCGTCGCGATGATCATCGACGTGCTCGTCTCGGCCGGTGTGTACGCCGTCATCGGCTGGGAGGTCACGCCGTCGACGATCATCGGCTTCCTGACCATCCTGGGCTTCTCGCTCTACGACAAGATGGTTGTCTTCGACAAGGTGCGCGAGAACACGCTCGCCGTGACGGAGCAGACCCGCAGCACCTACGCCGAGCGGGCGAACCTCGCGATCAACCAGACCCTGGTCCGGTCCATCAACACCTCCGTGGTGGCGCTGCTCCCGGTGGCGGGCATCCTCTTCGTCGGTGGGTTCCTGCTGGGCGCCGGCACGCTGCTGGACATCTCGCTGTCGCTGTTCGTCGGTATCGCCGCGGGCGCACTGTCGTCGCTCTTCCTGGCGACGCCGCTGGACGTGGTGCTGCGCGAGCGTGAGCCCAAGATCGCCGCGCACACCAAGAAGGTCATGGACCTGCGTGCAGGCATGGTGGCCGAGGGCGCCGACGAGAGCGTGCTGGCCGCCGCCGCGGCGGGTCACGCCCAGCTTGTCCCCGGGCACCACCAGGGACAGACCGCTCAGCCCAGGCGTCGCCGGTAG
- the yajC gene encoding preprotein translocase subunit YajC, with product MPAQHIRPSNRIGLSTVDASFLILIALLVGVMFFMSSRTRKQQRAAAEFRNNLVAGDKVMTASGMIGTVVDVDDENDQVTIESFPGNPTTWLRAAISKKIEEPVADDEDTDESSDESDVTPDSETASTISPDATTVPDDLSDLDTAKREYQEQQRRDADADGK from the coding sequence ATGCCTGCGCAGCACATCCGACCCAGCAATCGAATAGGACTATCCACTGTGGACGCCTCATTCCTCATTCTCATCGCTCTCCTCGTCGGGGTCATGTTCTTCATGTCCTCACGCACCCGCAAGCAGCAGCGCGCGGCGGCGGAGTTCCGAAACAACCTCGTGGCTGGGGACAAGGTCATGACCGCGTCCGGCATGATCGGCACCGTCGTCGACGTCGACGACGAGAACGACCAGGTGACCATCGAGTCCTTCCCGGGCAACCCCACCACCTGGCTCCGCGCCGCCATCTCGAAGAAGATCGAGGAGCCCGTCGCCGACGACGAGGACACCGACGAATCGTCCGATGAGTCCGACGTCACACCGGACAGCGAAACGGCAAGTACGATCAGCCCCGACGCGACCACCGTTCCCGACGACCTGTCTGACCTGGACACCGCCAAGCGCGAGTACCAGGAGCAGCAGCGACGGGATGCGGACGCGGACGGCAAGTGA
- the ruvB gene encoding Holliday junction branch migration DNA helicase RuvB encodes MGEVSTGTDGGGSRIVAPSADEIERAAEAALRPKRLDDFVGQRVVRDQLSLVLQAAIARGNPPDHVLLSGPPGLGKTTLAMIISGELESHMRLTSGPAIQHAGDLAAVLTSLEEGDVLFIDEIHRLARPAEELLYVAMEDFRVDVVVGKGAGASAIPLALPRFTVVGATTRSGLLPAPLRDRFGFTGHMDYYSPEELERVILRSAGLLGVHLDHAAAHEIAGRSRGTPRIANRLLRRVRDWAQVRGDGRLDLHAAKSALEVYEVDLIGLDRLDRAVLTALCTRFGGGPVGLSTLAMTVGEEAETVETVAEPYLVREGLIGRTPRGRVATPAAWEHLGLTPPAQAPGHTTGTPDTGTLLDL; translated from the coding sequence GTGGGTGAGGTTTCGACCGGCACGGACGGCGGAGGCAGCCGGATCGTCGCCCCGAGCGCCGACGAGATCGAGCGCGCCGCCGAGGCGGCGCTGCGGCCGAAGCGGCTCGACGACTTCGTCGGCCAGCGGGTCGTGCGCGACCAGCTCTCCCTGGTGCTGCAGGCCGCGATCGCACGCGGCAACCCGCCCGACCACGTGCTGCTGTCCGGCCCGCCTGGCCTCGGCAAGACGACCCTGGCCATGATCATCTCCGGCGAGCTGGAGTCGCACATGCGGCTCACCAGCGGCCCGGCCATCCAGCACGCGGGCGACCTCGCCGCCGTCCTGACCTCGCTGGAGGAGGGGGACGTGCTGTTCATCGACGAGATCCACCGCCTGGCCCGCCCCGCGGAGGAGCTGCTGTACGTCGCGATGGAGGACTTCCGGGTCGACGTCGTCGTCGGCAAGGGGGCCGGTGCGTCCGCGATCCCGCTCGCCCTGCCGCGGTTCACCGTCGTCGGCGCCACCACGCGCTCCGGCCTGCTGCCCGCCCCGCTGCGCGACCGCTTCGGGTTCACCGGGCACATGGACTACTACTCGCCCGAGGAGCTGGAGCGCGTGATCCTGCGCTCCGCCGGGCTGCTCGGCGTGCACCTCGACCACGCCGCCGCGCACGAGATCGCCGGCCGCTCCCGCGGCACCCCACGCATCGCCAACCGGCTGCTGCGCCGGGTACGCGACTGGGCACAGGTGCGCGGCGACGGTCGCCTCGACCTGCACGCCGCGAAGTCCGCCCTCGAGGTCTACGAGGTCGACCTCATCGGCCTGGACCGGCTCGACCGCGCCGTGCTCACCGCCCTGTGCACGCGGTTCGGCGGCGGACCCGTGGGCCTGTCCACGCTGGCCATGACCGTGGGCGAGGAGGCCGAGACGGTGGAGACCGTCGCGGAGCCGTACCTCGTGCGCGAGGGCTTGATCGGCCGCACCCCGCGCGGCCGCGTGGCCACCCCCGCGGCCTGGGAGCACCTAGGTCTCACGCCGCCCGCCCAGGCGCCCGGACACACCACCGGGACCCCGGACACGGGAACTTTGCTCGACCTCTGA
- the ruvA gene encoding Holliday junction branch migration protein RuvA, with protein sequence MIASLTGTVAYVSLDRAVVDVGGVGYLVHATPATLAGLRVGETASVATSMVVREDSMTLYGFGDPDERDVFEAVQTVSGVGPRLALAMLAVHTPDALRRAVAGDDLAALTRVPGIGKKGAQRIVLELGDRLGLPTGAPLAEAPTGSTAGVAPDHSERVVEALVGLGWPAKQADDAVAKVLAEAGTDAVAADEVSSTLRATLRVLGGHRG encoded by the coding sequence GTGATCGCCTCGCTGACGGGGACCGTGGCCTACGTGAGCCTGGACCGCGCCGTGGTCGACGTCGGCGGCGTCGGTTACCTGGTGCACGCCACGCCCGCCACGCTGGCCGGGCTGCGGGTCGGCGAGACCGCTTCCGTCGCCACGAGCATGGTGGTCCGCGAGGACTCGATGACGCTGTACGGGTTCGGCGACCCCGACGAGCGCGACGTGTTCGAGGCCGTGCAGACCGTGTCCGGCGTCGGGCCCCGGCTGGCGCTCGCAATGCTCGCGGTGCACACGCCGGACGCGCTGCGCCGCGCAGTCGCCGGTGACGACCTCGCCGCGCTGACGCGGGTGCCGGGCATCGGCAAGAAGGGCGCCCAGCGCATCGTCCTGGAGCTGGGCGACCGGCTCGGGCTGCCGACGGGCGCCCCCCTGGCGGAGGCCCCGACGGGCTCGACCGCCGGAGTCGCTCCCGACCATTCCGAGCGGGTGGTCGAGGCCCTCGTCGGCCTGGGCTGGCCTGCCAAGCAGGCCGACGACGCCGTGGCGAAGGTGCTCGCCGAGGCGGGGACCGACGCCGTGGCCGCCGACGAGGTCTCCAGCACCCTGCGTGCCACGCTGAGGGTGCTCGGCGGACACCGTGGGTGA